A window of Pseudophryne corroboree isolate aPseCor3 chromosome 1, aPseCor3.hap2, whole genome shotgun sequence genomic DNA:
CAAACGCAAGGGATCAGGATGTAGGGGGTTCATTTAGGCTAAACTGCAAAAGGGAAAACTGAAAGGGGGGAGAAATTAGGGCTGCTCCGTCCCCATCAGTGACGTACTTGAAAAATTGATGGACTTGAATGATGCATATATGAACAAATGCTACTGGTTCTCTATAGAAATGCTTACAGAGCATCAGATTCTTTGTGATATTAGGAGCTGTATGAAAGCCCCATGTATTGGCTGTAGTGTGGGGAGACTACAGGTAAATGCTGTAGTGTGAAAGGTTGGCCTGCTCTGTGCCTCGAGGTTCCTGCTTTCATAGCTGGTGAGAAGCCAATTGTTTAAAAATGAATGAATGTAGCAGCTCGTCCGGGAAAGAACTTAACATAAGCATTGATGTTTTAAATAACACACCATTTCTATTTATCAATAAATGACACCAAGAGGGTACAACACTGCCTCGTTCCTGAACATTTTGCGGTCTCTAAAGTACAAGGGCTAAAGACATTTAGCCATATGCAAGGACTAATCATTGCAAACAATTCATCAGTCTGTCTCTGTGTTTGAAAGGATTATTGAACCCAAACTGAAAATGTAGAGTTGGGTGTAATTAGTAAGTTACACAGGAAAATCTGATTTACCCATGATCTTGCTGGGAACAGTTCAGGACCTCTTGTACCAGGTGAGCTCGATAAGTGAGAGTTTTCCTTTTAAAATTGTTTTGTTTCGGGTTGACATGGGAGCATATGTAAtcgggtgcgggatgccggccaatctctgacattttttaagggggcaatcaattacaaggcaaaaccatgccttgtaaaggaTTACCGCTTTTTTACAAAAATGTCCGAGATTGGcaggcaacccgcacctccggcaaactagaACTTTACTACATATACCCCCTCTTCTTTAAAGTAAACCTCTCCAACTTGTGTCAGAATTTTTTCagggcacccttaggccaaaagttcCTTTCTgagacaattatttaaaaaaaatattcaattaagtaaattgtatttagaAGTTTTCCTtatgttcaattgtgtggtgatggacaagattcacttctgtttgtccccatattttatgattggcagccacaagcactgtttttgcttattacatttaccataaataatttgaattggtcatgaAGCATCAACCCATCGCACCCCTGCAAttaccctgaggcaccccagggtgtctaaGCACAGTTTGGGATCCACTTGTATAGACAAATATCCTGTGGGTACTGATATCTTATATACTGTGCTTTTTAAAAAGGTTCTACCATTACATCAGTGCAAGGTCATTGGCCAATAGCTGCTAATCTGGCTATAGTAGTATTCTAAGGTGGAGACACATTAGGGATGGTGAGGACTTCGGTTCTGTTTCCTGTCCAGGTAAAGGTTTGGAGTATTCTCTCAGATGGGTGCTGTCATAGAGTATTAATCACTGACAATAGACTGGTTTCTGTGATACACCCGATGTAAGCTAGATTCTCTGCGGTTATCACAACTAGAATTGCTGTTGTCATGTAGCCTGAATTAAATGATTTTCAGGAGCATATTAATatattagctgttctacccgtcCTTTGCACGGGAGTTTTTGATTTTCACGGTTTTAAATATAAcggagtgttaaaaatgtggtaaatttgtagacttaatgtaaataaatattaatccatggttcttggcgttacccgaggagcacccgtaaaagatacggtaaaaagtgacagggccatttttgtagtttattaaattctacccactggaggtgcaatccaaattttgatccgattgtctgtttgggcattatcgtttacGCAACGCAACCCACATATcgctaatgacgtcattatgtcaacccccattTCATCCCCTTAGGGTAGTTTTATTAAAAATCTATTTACGTCGTTTTCCTATTTCTGacatgaagaatacctatgttatatttAATCTtcttaacatattgggaagtaagagaattagtgatgagtcagtcagtcggtGAGGGCTTTTGcaagtatatatactgtagatggctTTTACGCATTCCTGTAAATTGGTAATTAAAAACAAAAATAGCCTGTTTGTAATCGGTGTGTACAGGCAATACACAAAAACTGTAGGCTATACAATGTATAATCTTGGTTCTGTCTTGCATGCATATCCCCAGCCACATGGCAGTCCGGCCAAGCAGGCCGATTGTTCTCTGGTAATTTTTTTTACTATTACTAATTTTACTTCATTTTATTTACATGCATAAAATCCACCGTCCATGTTAAAGCGTGTGTCCTGCTGTTTTCAGAGAACATGTTTCAGTAACAGGAATACACTTGAGAGACTTTTATGAGTCATGGCTGTCAAGCAGACAAATTGCTTAGCTTTGTAAGAAGATTTGATGCTCTAATTTAGTGCGCTAATGTTATGATTGTGGGTTGCCTAAGGTACCTATTAAATGGAGAGACCTGTCATTTGTCTCTCACTATAACTGCTCCTCTTACTTCATTTCACTCTCGCAGTTGAGTAAACCTGAGTAAAATGTTGCAGGGCTGGTCTGTTCTGCTGTGCATGGCGGTGTCcccgtaatgggccctacacactggcagatatcactgaacaatatgaatgttctcgttcattaatgaaagagaactcgttcatatctttcagtgtgtaggcaccaacgatgaaggatgcgtgcggccccgcgctcgtttatcgttggtgccccgttgcttatgcatgcaggccaatatggacaatctcgtccatattagcatgcactgctatggagccgggtgacggggggagtgaagaaacttcactcaccccgtatcggccgtcgggcacctcggcagcacatcgccatatgtgtagtgCCCTTTAGCTGTCTAAGCTGCAGTGCTGTGAAAGGAAGGTAGCGCATGTAGTTCCACATGTGACTTTTGTGATTCTTTttgcttagtgtgtgtgtgtgtgtgtgtgtgtgtgtgtgtgcccatagATGTGGTGACATGAGTGCAATCATTCTTTACTGGAAAATAAATCTGTCTGATTATGTGCTCTTTCCTGAGGATGACTCACAAGTTATCCACTCTGCAGCTAATTACTTTGATGTTTCACTTACAGTAGTTGGAACCAGCAGGATGGAGGATAATGATTTGAAAGCAATCTAGTGATGTTTCATTTATCTTTAATCTGCTTACCCCACAGTGTCTATAAAACACCCCTGGGCAGCACTGATTTACATTTTATACCATTTGAAGGCCAAactgaaggggaaaaaaaaaaaagattaaataaaGTCGCTGGCAATTCTAAAAATCTAATGGAAAATTGCATATGTGTTGTCAGTCATGGTCAGGATATGTGGATGGAAGTTTAGGGAAAGTGAATTCCTATTGAAATAACACCCAGGCACACACACATGGCTACCAAGAGAAATTCCCGGTCCTAGCATGAAGGACAGCATGAGCAAGCTTTGGTGGGGTTGGGACGTGGCCACGTTATTCAAAATGTTGGGATCCTTTaaagcaggggtcagggaacttttttaccttttaccccaaaatatatttagatgcaCCGACGTAACcctcttgatttgaaaggaaggaaatcatatattgttttgcatatatactggttatcactgtttatgtggcatttctgagatactgtgtgtgtgtgtgtgtgtgtgtgtgtgtgtgtgtatgtatatatatatatatatatatatatatatatatatatatatatatatatatatatatatataattttcgccAACTATTTTTTGGCAATAAATggattaattaacactttctccccaaaacatcagaatgaatgtaagaaagatggataagGGGgaggacacgacttttaggagacagatggtcacatcctcacctcagtaatgtccgtgggaatttcccactgttatgtgggccaatgtctgatcctgcggaactctgtcagcggtcagccacagaacacttcaagttctgcgggcgggaggacaggacagtgcaggacaGGCGGGCGTGTCACACCATGGCCAGGAAcatagcacagggcggccaggagggaACGCGGTGTGACAtcggcacgtcacatcgcgagtcggccggtgctggacggggctgtgtctcggtagTGCGACcggccattacccccaggaatttaatttttaccccagtaatttacccctgttccctgaccactgctttAAAGCAATTGGGGCATGACTGCATCTTTATGGAGCTATTTATACCCCATTACCACTGCCCACACAATTGCTGCTTTCACTGTACATAGGGGATGAATGTCCCTTAATCTCTGACCGGTAGGCATATGGTAAATTTACTGTATTGGACCTAGCAGGGTGGATGATCATAGTTTGCAGACCTTGTGCTGTGTTATGTGACTAGCAAAACTAATATGTTAGAAGGATCTATTTATGTATGATCTTGGGTATTGAACTGTTTCTATAAAAGTCTGGAAACCTACATATTGCTCACAAAATGTAATAAAATGCCCATATTCCCTTCATTGTTAAAGACGAGTGGGAAATGCCCTCATTGAACATGTCCAAAACCTGAAATGATGCtctaacacagtggttctcaaactcggtcctcaggaccccatacagtgcatgttttgcaggtcaccaggcaggtgcacaggtgtattaattactcactgacacattttaaaaggtccacaggtggagctaattatgtcacttgtgattctgtgaggagacctgcaaaacatgcaccgtgtggggtcctgaggaccgagtttgagaacctgtgctctaacaaAACTACTTTAACATGGGCTTGTGTGCAGTCAGTCCTAAGGGCTTTTTTATTGGTTTATTTCGCTGTTTGGATAGAGCAGATTTCATTATTGTACACAATTACTTTTACTAATCGATAGGCTAATAAGGTCTCCGGATATCCCACGATTTCTTTTCTCTAATTTTGTCATTCGGGTTTATAACATTTTTGATCAAGAAGCTTTTTTTAATGTCGTAGACCCTACTTGCTCTATTAACTCACTATGCCATTTCTTCTCTTCCAGATAACTATAATATTTAAATCATACCAAGATTGCACAGACCAGAAGGTGTACCAAGCCGTGACTGATGATTTGCCTGCGGCATTTGTGGATGGCACAACAAGTGGTGGGGATGGTGACTCTAAGACCTTGCGGATTATAGAAAAAGTCAGTGGAAAGCATGTTGAAATGCATGCCAGGTACATTGGGACAACGGTCATTGTACGGCAGCTTGGAAACTACCTAACATTAGCAATTCGAATGCCGGAGGAATTAGCAATGGCTTACGAGGAAAGCCAAGACTTGCAGTTGTGTATGAATGGCTGCCCATCTAGTGAACGCATTGACGAGGGTGGACATCTCAGCTTCCCTGTGTCCGGAAAAGATTCACCAAATTCATCTGGGCAAGCTCGTTCAGTGTACACTCTGGAAAGTGCCATTGCTACATGTCTTGAAAAGATTCAAGTCAGGGACATCTACTTTCACTCGTGTGTATTTGATCTCCTGACAACTGGGGATGCGAACTTCACTGCCGCCGCTCACAGTGCTTGGGAGGATGTGGAGGCCCTGCACCCCAAAAAAGAGCGCTGGCAAATCTTCCCAAACAATAGAAACGGGGGAAAGACACATGCTTTGCCTGCTGTTGTTCTTGGGCTTGTGTGCTTGATCTTCGTTGCTTTTTTGTAGGCGTTTTCTTGTGTAtaaacaaaaaaaatgtaaaatatatattgtTATAATATATTGAGCAAGAATAACCGCATATATGTATATACCGTGTATATGAAGGGATGTTTGTCTTAGGATGCCCATGAGATTGTACATATTGTGTCATTGGTTTTACTTAAGCTGGATGTagtattatttgtttgtttttttgttttttttatcagtTGTAAAATGTTTTATATGTTCCATCACTGGAACCTTTTAGAAAGCACTTTATTTTTTATATGATATTTATGTCCAGTGAGAAAATGTGTGAACACACACATACCAAGCTCTGTTTATGTATTGTGGTGAAACCTAAGAACGTTTTGTATTGTGTGACTCGCCAGGTTAGATGTAGTTTCCATGTTATGGTGGAAGAGTTGCCatcatggattttttttttctctttatagcTGGTTCTTAGAAAACCATGTGAGCAGCTTTCTGTTCTGAAAAGACCATCTGTATGGTCAATATTAGATGATTAAATCCTgatgctgtcacagtcatactatatGTGCTCTAGAGCAATAAAGTACAGAACCTTACCAGGTGACTCATTTAGTCTGATCTCAACTGCTTGTTAGGCCGTGTTCTCCAAAGTGGAGTAATTTTAAATAGTGACAGTTACTGTCATTTCACCTTTATAAATTGGTGTCAACGTAATGATTCTAAGGCATCAACTGAGATGGCATCCTTCCCAACTCTTACGTGAAATCATAAACCTTGGTATTGCGTACTCTAAAAGAGTGTTTAATCATTACTCTAAACCACTCGTTTCTTCTAAGGCAGGAAGAACATATTATATATTGATTCCCTAATTTGGCTGCCCCCCAGATCCTGCTGCTGGATACAGCTGCCTCAGATTCCCTCATTAGTCCCACCCCTACACAGAAATTATTACTTTTTAATATATGTCTACAAAACTTAATTGTGTATTGGTGAATTTGGCAATTTTATAAACTTTTATCTTGAATTTAGTTTATATATTTAAGAAACAAAACTTTATTCCATTTTCGAGAGCATGGTCTATACAAAAAAAAGTTTCCCTATTGTGACTGGGTGTGTATTCTTAAATAAGTTCTTAACCTTCCTGCCTTTGCATCTCAGAACTGTGAATTACAACACAACCCTCTTTTTTTCACCTATACTAATGATGGCTTTTACTAGTACTAAATACACATTTACATTTGTTTAGTTTTGTTTTCATATCCTGTTAATGGGAACAGTTTTACTTTTACAACTGTCTGTTTCATAAACATGAAAATCAATACATGTGCAAAAGTTGCCTCCTTCCAGTTGTCACCATAATGTGTGATTATAGTAAACCCACTTCTTAGGTTTATGGTCTGGTGCAATCAAATTTACATGTGAATTtgcctaaaaaaaacaaaacacagaaaaaCTAGTAGAACTTGATCTATTAGGACCTCACAGGTGAACAAAAAACCCATTAATTGAATTCCAACAACCCACAATTGTATTTTTGCCTTGAaatatcactctctctctttctcttaatttttttattttttttttcccaaaGGAAAATGTTTTGATTGCAATGTTTTGGAATATGACATTCTCAAAAATAGCAGTACTTTTTGGTTTCATGCAGATGCTACATAACTTATATATGTAAAACTGGTGCCTACACTGTCATTGCCACAACAGCCCTAAAAACTGTTGCTGGAGGATTGTGGCTAAATTTCATTTTGTAATCTTAGTATGGAAAAAAACAAGCAGTGACTGAATACACAAGTGTGCCCAGAAAACTCTAAGTGAGTTATGCCTCCTCTTTCTTAGCTTAGCACTTCTTAGTTTCTTCACTCTTGGCCCAGCTCTGGGAATTAAGAAAATTTAATTTGCACATGTTCTTGAAGGCTGTTGTGGCGAAGGGGAGATTTAGATAATGCCAAACATATGGATCTGTAGAACTTAGTAAATGGTCTCTGGTGAGAGCTTAAAAACTTTGAGAGGATGTGCCGAAAATGGCCGCCTCTTCTCATGCTTGGAGAAACCCACAATGTGTTTTTTGCAGAAACTTTTAGATGTGGTTCATAGTTATGCCAATAAGTATCTGTCTGTGTAAGAGTgaatgtgcattgtgtaaatagttTAACTTATTATGCTACAAGAATAAAGTTGATTACCCTAAAGTAATATGTCTCGTGTGTTTTGGTCAAAATTCATACACTATTAATCAGTGTGTTCGGCAGACAAGGTGTGAGGTGGGGTGTTAACAAGTCCTGATAAGTTGTTACGCACCTTGCAGATATGCTATGACTCATACCTTAGCAATGCTTGCTAATTGTAACCATGTGTGTGCTTCAGAATCATTGATCTCCTCTTTTATTTCACTATAACTCTAAATTAAGTCTTGAAGACATTGTGCTTTGTTATTCGCAAAATTAAAGTGACCTTTTTCTGGAGTGGTGGGGAAGGTATTTGTGTAGTGACTAAACTAGGGGGCGATATATCAAGCCttttaaagagtggagaagttgctgatAGCCACCAATAACCTTCACAGTAGCATTTATAAAATGATAGGAAGAAACTGGTTGCTGTTGGGACACACTGGGGAGGATTTCAGTTGTTTTCGTGCACCTGCAGCTAGTCAATATTCACTTGTTTGCACCGATGGGCATGAGTTCGTGCACACTTATTACTAATCGTGCATGGTGTGCCCAAAGGCACCTGGTTTAGACATGTAAACAGGTTAAACCTGTGCAAAGTACTGGGCGTGCTGTATTTGGGCACCCAATATCCCGACTTTGGGCggatttctgctcgccacctcaggagAGTGCAAGCAGAAATAATGGAAGCCCGCGGCACTCTCGCCCATCGGCACAAACAATTGAATAGATCCCGTCCCTTTTAGATGGGAGCTGGAGCCGCCAAAAAAAGCAAAAACACATTGAATATCCCCCAACCCCCTCTGTTATGTTGAAGTAGCAGAGCACGGAAGGTTTGGTTTTGTTTGTGGGTAGTTTCATTGCCAtagtagatttttttatttttattaaaggaTGTGTCCACTTGGGGGatgaatatatacgttatggtaagaacttaccgttgataacggaatttctgctgcggggtacactgggctccacaaggattggacaatgggtgtagagtaggatcctgatccgaggcaccaacaggctcaaagctttgactgaatgcacagcgccgcctcctctataaccccgcctccctgcacaggagctcagttttgtaagttggtgctgcagtaagcaggcacttaacaggggggctgctccaggcagccctaaaaagagctttttttggtgagaaaaaagtaaagacttcaagggcagcagcggtggtaaatgtcaggagacattcactgctgctgctccagctctccccagcggcgctgtacactcccgagccctggttgccgggcacctacagcggaggctccggttttcttcacgttagacacacacggctggggctttccaggatcgcgtggccgcgcttcgggaggtggtacccggtctttatcgcgatccggtgtggggtcagtgggaggcgggtcacgcgcgctggcggtggacactggcagtacaggcgatcccactagatcaccagggcatgggcgcaggtcaggttttctctctaaaccgatttctctaacgtcctagtggatgctggggactccgtaaggaccatggggaatagacgggctccgcaggagactgggcactctaaagaaagattcagtactatctggtgtgcactggctcctccctctatgcccctactccagacctcagttagaatctgtgcccggccagagctgggtgctcctagtgggctctcctgagcttgctagaaaagaaagtattttgtcaggttttttattttcagtgagatctgctggcaacagactcactgctacgtgggactgaggggagagaagcaaacctactcactgcagctaagttgcgcttcttaggctactggacaccattagctccagagggatcgaacacaggtacctaaccttgatcgtccgttcccggagccgcgccgccatccccctcgcagagccagaagtacagaagcagcagaagcaagaagacatcgaaattggcggcagaagactcctgtccttcacttaaggtagcgcacagcactgcagctgtgcgccattgctcccgcagcacacccacacactccggtcactgtagggcgcaggggggggcgccctgggcagcaattcagatacctgatggcaaaggtatacatatatacagtcaggcactgtatatatgtgcgagcccccgccatttttacacatgagaagcgggacagaagcccgccgctgaggggccgggccttcttcctcagcacaccagcgccattctctcttcacagctccgctgtgaagagaaagggagggagggcacataaatttaggcgcagatatatatatatatatatatatatatatatatatatataaaacagcagctactgggtaaacactaaggtacagtgtaatccctgggttatatagcgctggggtgtgtgctggcatactctctctctgtctccccgaaagcctttgtggggtcctgtcctcagtcagagcgttccctgtatgtgtgcggtgtgtcggtacgcttgtgtcaacatgtttgatgaggaaggatacgtggaggcagaacaagtgcaaatagatatggtgtcgcccccgacggggccgacacctgattggatggatatgtggaaggtgttaaatgataatgtaagctccttacataacagattggataaagctgtagccttgggacagtcggggtctcaacccatgcctgctcccacagcgcagaggccgtcagggtctcaaaagcgcccaatatcccagttagttgacacagacgtcgacacggaatctgattccagtgtcgatgacgatgatgcaaagttgcagcctaaaatgactaaagccatccgctacaggattgtggcaatgaaggatgtgtta
This region includes:
- the RGMB gene encoding repulsive guidance molecule B isoform X2, which encodes MGMGRRAALCYPGADRRGTLGPLHLLLLLALWGDTGYSQQQTQCRIQKCTTDFVSLTSHLNSGSDGFDSEFCKALRAYAGCTHRTSKACRGNLVYHSAVLGISDLMSQRNCSKDGPTSSTNPEFSNDVCNFHSRVTARELHAAEHAQPNYLFCGLFGDPHLRTFKDHFQTCKVEGAWPLIDNNYVSVQVTNVPVVPGSSATATNKITIIFKSYQDCTDQKVYQAVTDDLPAAFVDGTTSGGDGDSKTLRIIEKVSGKHVEMHARYIGTTVIVRQLGNYLTLAIRMPEELAMAYEESQDLQLCMNGCPSSERIDEGGHLSFPVSGKDSPNSSGQARSVYTLESAIATCLEKIQVRDIYFHSCVFDLLTTGDANFTAAAHSAWEDVEALHPKKERWQIFPNNRNGGKTHALPAVVLGLVCLIFVAFL